In Halopseudomonas xinjiangensis, a single genomic region encodes these proteins:
- a CDS encoding ABC transporter ATP-binding protein gives MLFRWFERRLDPFPAAEPAEPPRSLIAFCLYYTRGAWPYLIFAAVLMAGIAIAEVWLFSFLGNIVDWLSEQNRETFLQAERWKLAGMAFVVIGLLPLLILVNSLLTHQTLMGNYPMRIRWLVHRYLLKQSMAFYQDEFAGRIATKLMQTALAVRECVIKLIDVLNYVLIYFIGTLIAVGSADWRLTLPMLVWLAGYIALMRYFIPIMGRVAERQADARSVMTGRIVDSYTNIQTVKLFSHARRESDYAREGMDGFMRTVYQQMRLVTLVYFSLYLLNGLLLLGVAGLAIWLWIVEAISVGGVAVAVGLVLRLWGMSQWIMWELSALFENIGTVQDGIGSISQPQLVDDRPGARPLKVTSGDIRFDAVRFHYGKSHGVMDHLDLHIRPGEKIGLVGRSGAGKSTLVNLLLRFYDVEGGRILIDGQNISEVRQDSLREHIGMVTQDTSLLHRSVRDNILYGRPDATEDMMRQAARQAKSELFIEELSDASGRRGFDAHVGERGVKLSGGQRQRIAIARVMLKDAPILILDEATSALDSEVEAAIQDSLNELMAGKTVIAIAHRLSTIAAMDRLIVMDQGRIVEDGTHEQLIQQGGLYAQLWARQSGGFLGEQ, from the coding sequence ATGCTGTTTCGCTGGTTCGAACGCCGTCTCGATCCATTCCCTGCCGCAGAGCCGGCAGAACCACCCCGCAGCCTGATCGCCTTCTGCCTGTACTACACGCGTGGCGCCTGGCCTTATCTGATCTTTGCCGCTGTGTTGATGGCCGGTATCGCCATCGCAGAAGTCTGGCTGTTTAGTTTTCTCGGCAACATCGTCGATTGGCTGTCAGAGCAAAACCGCGAGACCTTTCTCCAGGCTGAACGGTGGAAGCTTGCAGGCATGGCATTCGTCGTCATCGGCCTGCTGCCGCTGCTGATCCTGGTCAATTCGCTACTCACTCATCAGACGCTCATGGGCAACTACCCTATGCGCATCCGCTGGCTGGTGCACCGCTACCTGCTCAAGCAGTCAATGGCGTTCTACCAGGACGAGTTTGCCGGCCGCATCGCGACCAAGCTGATGCAGACCGCGCTCGCCGTGCGCGAGTGCGTGATCAAGCTGATCGACGTGCTGAACTACGTACTGATCTATTTCATCGGTACCCTGATTGCAGTGGGCTCGGCGGATTGGCGGCTGACACTGCCGATGCTTGTCTGGCTTGCTGGCTACATCGCGTTGATGCGGTATTTCATCCCGATTATGGGTCGGGTCGCCGAACGGCAGGCGGATGCCCGCTCGGTCATGACCGGCCGCATCGTCGACAGTTACACCAACATCCAGACGGTCAAGCTGTTCTCCCACGCCCGGCGCGAGTCGGATTATGCCCGCGAAGGCATGGACGGCTTCATGCGCACCGTATATCAGCAGATGCGGCTGGTCACACTGGTGTATTTCTCGCTCTATTTGCTGAACGGCCTGTTGCTGCTCGGTGTGGCAGGACTGGCCATTTGGCTATGGATCGTTGAAGCGATCAGCGTGGGTGGCGTGGCCGTCGCCGTAGGCCTGGTGCTGCGCCTGTGGGGCATGTCGCAATGGATCATGTGGGAGCTCTCGGCCCTGTTCGAGAACATCGGTACCGTGCAGGACGGTATCGGCTCGATTTCCCAGCCGCAGCTGGTCGACGACCGACCCGGCGCGCGCCCACTGAAGGTCACCAGCGGTGACATCCGTTTCGACGCGGTGCGCTTTCACTACGGCAAAAGCCACGGCGTCATGGATCATCTCGATCTGCACATTCGCCCTGGCGAGAAGATCGGCCTGGTAGGCCGCTCGGGGGCCGGCAAGTCGACGCTGGTCAACTTGCTGCTGCGCTTCTACGATGTGGAAGGCGGCCGCATTCTTATCGACGGTCAGAATATATCCGAGGTGCGCCAGGACTCGCTTCGCGAGCATATCGGCATGGTGACGCAGGATACGTCGCTGCTGCACCGTTCGGTTCGCGACAACATCCTTTACGGCCGACCCGATGCCACTGAGGACATGATGCGGCAGGCCGCAAGGCAAGCGAAATCAGAACTGTTCATCGAAGAGCTGAGCGATGCCAGCGGCCGCCGCGGTTTCGATGCGCATGTTGGCGAGCGCGGCGTGAAACTTTCCGGCGGACAGCGGCAACGCATCGCCATTGCACGGGTCATGCTCAAAGACGCGCCGATCCTGATCCTGGATGAAGCAACCTCAGCGCTGGACTCCGAAGTCGAGGCCGCGATCCAGGACAGCCTGAACGAACTCATGGCCGGCAAGACGGTGATCGCCATCGCCCACCGGCTCTCGACCATCGCTGCGATGGATCGCCTGATCGTGATGGACCAGGGCCGCATCGTCGAGGACGGCACGCATGAACAGCTGATCCAGCAAGGTGGGCTGTACGCGCAACTCTGGGCCCGTCAGTCGGGAGGCTTTCTTGGTGAACAATAG
- a CDS encoding sensory rhodopsin transducer: protein MLGKTRWVIPEGYIPDAGSHADNPALRSHEAACILNAGDQDAQLTLTIYFTDREPAGPYRVEVPARRTLHLRFDDLYDPEPIPRKTDYASVIESTQPVIIQHTRLDARTGELALLSTLAYGED from the coding sequence ATGCTCGGCAAGACACGCTGGGTCATTCCTGAAGGCTATATACCTGATGCGGGGTCGCACGCGGACAACCCGGCGCTGCGCAGCCATGAGGCAGCTTGCATACTCAATGCCGGTGATCAGGACGCACAGCTTACCCTGACCATCTACTTCACCGACCGCGAGCCCGCCGGCCCGTACCGGGTCGAGGTCCCGGCTCGACGTACACTGCACCTGCGTTTCGACGATCTGTATGATCCTGAGCCCATTCCGCGCAAAACCGACTATGCCAGCGTGATCGAATCGACACAGCCGGTGATCATTCAGCACACGCGTCTCGATGCCCGGACGGGAGAGCTGGCATTGCTATCTACCCTGGCCTATGGTGAGGACTGA
- a CDS encoding PA2817 family protein: MNPNQPYHAYHVALLKSLFDTLRAQALLMEQVPEESNILFLERFDDLIGQLEAGSDEALYQGQDIICQIIARYPQVAHMIPRDLIWYFGGDCLHFMPDEEIQLYQALDEQRAETEARGEAFDWAAARLAMQGR, from the coding sequence ATGAATCCCAACCAGCCCTACCACGCCTACCACGTGGCGCTACTCAAAAGCCTGTTTGACACTCTGCGCGCCCAGGCGCTGCTGATGGAGCAGGTGCCGGAAGAAAGCAACATCCTGTTCCTCGAGCGCTTCGATGATCTCATCGGCCAGCTCGAGGCCGGCTCGGATGAAGCGCTCTACCAGGGTCAGGACATCATCTGCCAGATTATCGCTCGCTACCCGCAGGTTGCGCACATGATTCCTCGCGACCTGATCTGGTACTTCGGTGGCGACTGCCTGCACTTCATGCCGGACGAAGAGATCCAGCTGTATCAGGCACTGGACGAACAGCGCGCCGAGACGGAAGCGCGCGGGGAAGCCTTCGACTGGGCGGCTGCCCGGCTGGCCATGCAGGGGCGTTGA
- a CDS encoding SGNH/GDSL hydrolase family protein — MLSFIQLRKAAVIPALLALLFSAPGHATNPPVNTGDTLIVGDSVFALSGDIQRYLEQDLNEEVDSHARSGCQMIGGNLICSRRYAIPQQYANASKAGINTVIFNGGGNDIQLNSCRPSLSACMPLLNSLEAEIANLVARMKADGIENIIFLGYYNATGQAAELREINEYSMDYKAANYPAMGVTFIDVRDAFAGNEAQYIASDGIHPTAAGSRVLADLILQQLD; from the coding sequence TGCTCGCCCTACTCTTTTCCGCTCCCGGTCACGCCACGAACCCACCGGTCAATACTGGCGATACGCTCATCGTCGGCGACTCGGTGTTTGCCTTGAGTGGTGACATCCAGCGCTACCTGGAGCAGGACCTGAACGAGGAAGTCGACAGCCACGCACGTTCCGGCTGCCAGATGATCGGCGGCAACCTGATCTGCAGCCGTCGTTACGCCATCCCCCAGCAATACGCCAACGCATCGAAAGCCGGCATCAACACCGTGATCTTCAACGGCGGTGGCAACGACATCCAGCTCAACAGCTGCCGTCCATCGCTGAGCGCCTGCATGCCGCTGCTGAACAGTCTGGAAGCTGAAATTGCCAATCTGGTCGCTCGCATGAAGGCGGACGGCATTGAGAACATCATCTTCCTCGGCTATTACAACGCCACCGGCCAGGCCGCCGAGCTGCGCGAGATCAACGAATACAGCATGGATTACAAGGCCGCCAACTATCCGGCCATGGGAGTGACTTTCATCGACGTGCGCGATGCCTTCGCGGGCAACGAAGCGCAATACATCGCCAGCGATGGCATCCACCCCACCGCAGCCGGCTCCCGCGTTCTGGCGGATCTGATTCTGCAGCAACTCGACTGA